In Flavobacterium gelatinilyticum, a genomic segment contains:
- a CDS encoding MarR family winged helix-turn-helix transcriptional regulator: MNIIDESGILAVSTRLQRLSEQLRKDGTLVYKSFGIDFEPKWFPVIYTLHHKETLSVVEIANEIGYTHPSTISLLKELEKQKLIRSKKDKIDERKRLLQLTPKGQELILEMKPVWEIMKSALTEITDNQNNLLKAIEEAESKILHQSFLQRVLQLKSEAEK, translated from the coding sequence ATGAATATAATCGATGAGTCAGGAATATTGGCAGTTTCTACGCGATTGCAGCGATTAAGCGAGCAATTACGAAAAGACGGAACATTGGTTTATAAATCATTTGGAATCGATTTTGAACCCAAATGGTTTCCGGTAATTTACACGCTTCATCATAAAGAAACTTTAAGCGTAGTCGAAATCGCCAATGAAATAGGTTATACACATCCGTCGACAATAAGTCTGCTTAAAGAACTCGAAAAGCAAAAACTCATTCGCTCAAAAAAAGACAAAATAGACGAGCGTAAAAGACTGCTTCAGCTCACGCCAAAAGGACAGGAATTAATTTTGGAAATGAAACCCGTTTGGGAAATCATGAAAAGTGCCTTAACAGAAATCACAGACAATCAAAACAATTTACTTAAAGCTATTGAAGAAGCCGAAAGTAAAATCCTGCATCAAAGTTTTTTACAGAGAGTTTTGCAATTGAAGAGTGAAGCGGAAAAATAA
- a CDS encoding GNAT family N-acetyltransferase, with protein MKPVIKPIANEYENEAANLIINIQQNEFNVPITLKDQPDLFDIQNFYYAGGGGFWGAFINDELVGTIALVKFEDHKAAIRKMFVKKEFRGKELSIAQKLLETLIEYSRKNQIDDIYLGTVLILEAALRFYEKNNFVRVEKEALPKDFPLMAPDHVFCHLNLKK; from the coding sequence ATGAAACCTGTAATAAAACCTATAGCAAACGAATACGAAAACGAAGCGGCTAATTTGATAATCAACATCCAGCAGAACGAATTCAACGTGCCGATAACCCTGAAAGACCAGCCGGATTTATTCGATATTCAAAACTTTTATTATGCCGGAGGAGGCGGTTTCTGGGGCGCTTTTATAAATGATGAACTAGTTGGAACCATTGCTTTGGTAAAATTTGAAGACCATAAAGCCGCCATTCGCAAAATGTTTGTAAAGAAAGAATTTAGAGGAAAAGAACTTTCAATCGCACAAAAATTACTGGAGACTTTAATCGAATACAGCCGTAAAAACCAAATTGACGATATCTATTTAGGAACCGTTTTAATATTAGAAGCAGCATTGCGTTTTTATGAGAAAAACAATTTTGTGAGAGTTGAGAAAGAAGCACTGCCAAAAGACTTCCCGTTAATGGCACCTGATCATGTTTTTTGTCATTTGAACTTAAAGAAATAA
- a CDS encoding DMT family transporter, with product MKKSYILLHIAVILAGFTGVFGKLISLNEGLLVWYRVFFSALVLFLILKLFKVPTLTNLKEKFTISNVGLLITIHWIFFYASIKYSNISVGVVCYCLTSLFTALFSPIINGQRFNVTELVLSMFTLAGIALIFHFDSSYQLGIILGVISSAFAALYTIYNEKLVVVYDSRVINYYQMIGGTIGLGLLMPFYLFIFPAESIIPGGRDIFYLILLASFCTVGLYVIFAEVLKKIPAFTVNLTFNLEPVYAIIMAFLFFNESKEVNLSFYIGLMFVIASVISQTIISIRK from the coding sequence ATGAAAAAATCATATATCTTACTGCATATTGCCGTAATACTGGCAGGTTTTACGGGTGTTTTTGGGAAACTTATTTCTTTAAATGAAGGGCTTTTGGTCTGGTACCGCGTATTTTTTTCTGCCCTGGTATTATTTCTTATTTTAAAATTATTTAAAGTCCCGACGCTTACAAATCTCAAAGAAAAATTCACTATTTCTAATGTTGGTTTGTTAATCACCATTCACTGGATCTTTTTTTATGCGAGTATTAAATATTCGAATATTTCGGTTGGTGTAGTGTGCTACTGCCTTACGAGTTTGTTTACGGCGCTGTTCTCTCCTATCATTAACGGACAAAGGTTCAATGTAACCGAATTAGTTCTCAGTATGTTTACTCTGGCGGGAATTGCCCTTATTTTTCATTTTGATTCTTCTTATCAGCTGGGGATTATTCTGGGGGTTATTTCTTCGGCTTTTGCTGCGCTTTATACTATTTACAACGAAAAACTGGTTGTGGTTTACGACAGCAGGGTTATCAATTATTATCAAATGATTGGCGGTACGATTGGTTTAGGACTTTTAATGCCGTTTTATCTTTTTATTTTTCCGGCTGAAAGTATTATTCCCGGCGGGAGAGATATTTTCTATCTTATTCTTCTGGCTTCGTTTTGTACAGTGGGACTGTATGTTATTTTTGCCGAAGTTTTAAAGAAGATTCCGGCGTTTACAGTAAACCTGACTTTTAATCTTGAACCGGTTTATGCCATCATTATGGCCTTTTTGTTTTTTAACGAAAGTAAAGAAGTAAACTTGTCATTTTACATCGGATTGATGTTTGTAATTGCTTCTGTCATATCACAGACCATAATTTCGATTAGAAAATAG
- a CDS encoding TonB-dependent receptor has product MKFTYLFLLLAFFNFSQAQNAKITGKLVSETNEAVSYASISIKSPKKSTISDDKGNFEITGLTAGNYTVYFSAMGFTVQEKNVYLQEDQNLELTIVLQENMNTLQTVEITGRKEKSYRNTKSFIGAKTEIALKDLPQAVSYATKELIADQGSIRVGEVVKNFSGVSQFSFYDDITIRGFRINGGSNTQLLNGMRTSTGFWKQPLANYLERVEVLKGPSSALFGNASPGGVLNRVTKKPLDQAANSVSFSTGSFNTLRALADFTGPLTEDKSLLYRLNLGYENANSFRDLQFDKNIVIAPSLSFLPSDKTSVNFDLIYSGSKSILDRGQSTYEDNLYSTKTSNSLNSTNDYLNEETYIVTTSLNHKFTDRLSFSASYIRTGYNEDLVEHRGANKYASAGDGSLIPTAIEMQVFMRKRKRYIDNLSTFFKYEAKTGALKHNLIAGFDYAQEQVPVGGSQLTASGYRNAANTGFIASYNPANKANYLLDAKGNPVPNVAHFDLSNPSSSQQLKDMSKYFYVARPVDPTYYSLYGVYVQDHITFGRLQALIGVRYDEYTDKANYKKATEEKVKQHSFLPRVGLTYTVNPNINVYGTYVQGYNPQTASTLANPNAGGPFDPLESNMVEFGGKSSWFKDKLFVTVALFKIEQKNTLYNANDTANPDLMRPIGKEESKGIEIDLNGNITRNWSISAAYTYNDVHITESSIPEEIGRQKPNTPKQSGNIWTRYNFLDGALKDFGIAAGSNFATTRTMSQTNEQTLPGYTLFNAALYYNINKFKIQLNANNILNKTYWVGGYDYIRLFPGAPSNWLLTLGYSF; this is encoded by the coding sequence ATGAAGTTCACTTATTTATTTTTGCTGCTGGCTTTTTTTAACTTCAGCCAGGCGCAAAATGCAAAAATTACCGGAAAGTTAGTTTCCGAAACAAACGAAGCTGTTTCTTATGCTTCTATATCCATTAAAAGTCCTAAAAAAAGCACGATTTCTGATGATAAAGGAAATTTTGAAATTACGGGTCTTACAGCAGGAAATTATACGGTTTATTTTTCGGCAATGGGATTTACTGTTCAGGAAAAAAACGTTTATCTGCAAGAGGATCAAAATCTTGAGTTAACGATTGTTTTACAGGAAAACATGAATACTTTACAGACTGTAGAGATTACAGGAAGAAAAGAAAAATCATACCGAAATACGAAATCTTTTATTGGAGCAAAAACAGAAATTGCTTTAAAAGATCTTCCGCAAGCGGTTTCATATGCTACAAAAGAGCTTATTGCAGATCAGGGTTCCATTCGCGTAGGCGAAGTGGTAAAAAACTTCAGCGGGGTGAGCCAGTTTAGTTTTTATGATGATATTACGATTAGAGGGTTTAGAATTAACGGAGGAAGCAATACGCAGTTACTTAACGGTATGCGAACTTCTACCGGATTCTGGAAACAACCTCTTGCGAATTATTTAGAGCGTGTAGAGGTTTTAAAAGGACCTTCTTCGGCTTTATTCGGGAATGCTTCTCCTGGAGGGGTTTTAAACCGTGTTACCAAAAAACCATTGGATCAGGCCGCAAACAGTGTAAGTTTTTCTACCGGAAGTTTTAATACTTTACGTGCTTTAGCCGATTTTACCGGACCTCTGACAGAGGATAAATCACTTTTGTATCGTTTGAATCTGGGTTACGAAAATGCGAATTCTTTCAGGGATCTGCAGTTTGATAAAAATATCGTGATTGCGCCTTCGCTTTCGTTTCTTCCAAGTGATAAAACAAGCGTAAACTTTGATTTGATTTACAGCGGTTCTAAAAGTATCCTGGACCGCGGACAATCGACTTATGAGGATAATTTATACTCAACTAAAACATCGAATTCATTAAACTCTACAAATGATTATCTAAATGAGGAAACGTATATCGTAACCACTTCATTAAACCATAAATTTACAGATCGTTTGTCTTTTTCTGCTTCTTATATTCGTACGGGGTACAACGAGGATCTTGTAGAGCACCGCGGTGCTAACAAATACGCATCGGCAGGAGACGGAAGTCTGATCCCGACAGCAATTGAAATGCAGGTTTTTATGCGTAAACGCAAACGCTACATCGACAATCTTTCTACTTTCTTTAAGTATGAAGCCAAAACAGGTGCTTTAAAACATAATTTAATTGCCGGTTTTGATTATGCTCAGGAACAGGTTCCTGTGGGTGGTTCGCAATTAACGGCAAGTGGTTACAGAAATGCAGCCAATACAGGTTTTATTGCTTCTTACAATCCTGCCAATAAAGCCAATTATTTACTGGATGCCAAAGGAAATCCGGTTCCAAACGTAGCGCATTTTGATTTGAGCAATCCGTCTTCATCACAGCAGTTAAAGGATATGAGCAAGTATTTCTATGTGGCGCGTCCGGTTGACCCAACTTATTATTCGTTATACGGCGTTTACGTTCAGGATCATATTACTTTTGGACGTTTACAGGCTTTAATTGGTGTTCGTTACGATGAATATACCGATAAAGCAAACTATAAAAAAGCGACTGAAGAGAAAGTAAAACAGCATTCGTTTTTACCTCGAGTGGGTTTAACCTATACGGTTAATCCAAATATCAATGTGTACGGAACGTATGTTCAGGGATACAATCCACAGACGGCTTCGACTCTGGCAAATCCAAATGCGGGAGGACCATTTGATCCGTTAGAAAGCAATATGGTCGAATTTGGAGGAAAATCGTCATGGTTTAAGGACAAACTTTTCGTAACGGTTGCTTTGTTTAAAATTGAGCAGAAAAACACCTTATACAATGCAAATGATACAGCCAATCCGGATTTGATGCGCCCTATTGGAAAAGAGGAATCTAAAGGTATCGAGATTGACTTAAACGGAAATATTACGCGTAACTGGAGTATTTCGGCAGCGTATACTTATAACGACGTGCATATTACAGAAAGTTCTATTCCGGAGGAAATTGGAAGACAAAAACCAAATACACCGAAACAATCCGGTAATATCTGGACGCGCTATAACTTTCTGGACGGTGCTTTAAAAGATTTCGGAATTGCTGCGGGTTCAAACTTTGCCACAACACGTACCATGAGCCAGACAAACGAACAGACACTTCCGGGTTATACGTTGTTTAATGCGGCTTTGTATTACAACATTAATAAGTTTAAAATTCAGCTGAATGCCAACAATATCCTGAACAAAACCTACTGGGTGGGCGGATACGATTATATTCGTTTATTCCCTGGTGCGCCTTCAAACTGGCTGTTAACTTTAGGATATTCATTTTAA
- a CDS encoding DUF6055 domain-containing protein encodes MKTLLLQTVLLLCSCFAIGQKTLFIPTEWSNPNNEFYGKISDSRRYESTNFVLYWGDKVGTNPAAYSDAALRFTPRSVADTLEHSFKRFVTDLKFVSNAPTTNVGKYKIIIMVMNTWTSTDTRLQAFAHASSFSNTIGAMFVHPEATRDGGALSHEFAHTLQMMMRIQENPGNGTAFAGYDWAGPFFEGHANFMRAQAYAKWADIDGTLTRWIQTRHFMWSSNRHHYTNFHLMYYVQEKDGFDFTRRMWAESKNQEHPLETIKRLKGFTQDQLNDYLWGYAQRQPAFDYPIQWTSQINNTSNFGKKIREVHKQIETRMPRYTSRQYTLLTKVTGTTDQYYTNNDWAPQDYGMNIIPLYPTCSGTQKKVTIKFKGHTEVNPNQAGWRYGFVTTKSDGTISRYSPMYKTDGEASFTLDSSTEASIYLVVFAAPKAHVNYNMDEGYPKQRRYPYELKIANANPEGFQPAADFRKFLKTNGRIHANGGGWVSNSANVASSVYVGPYAIVRSGTISGNARIDGTALVEGGNISGNAIVRDNACVYNATLSGSAIVEGNGWMEGGSVTSSANIKGNAMLFAGNFGNSVVVGGDAEIGSCSTNGVYLQFPYWRNGRTECDGKGAGDASNIDINTTFTNFSAAQMAFSVTPSCTNATLGTSKSILDSEDYSLSIFPNPAAGNLTISFVQNQPEKVTITVFDTNGRTLDVITNQTYETGRIDIPYNCSKLIPGVYLVRIQSGNTVTNKSFIKQ; translated from the coding sequence ATGAAAACACTTTTACTACAAACCGTCCTTTTACTTTGCAGTTGTTTTGCAATAGGACAAAAAACGCTCTTTATACCTACAGAATGGAGCAACCCCAACAACGAATTCTACGGCAAAATCTCCGATTCCAGAAGATACGAATCGACCAACTTTGTACTCTACTGGGGCGATAAAGTAGGAACCAATCCGGCGGCGTACTCAGATGCCGCGCTGCGTTTTACCCCTAGATCTGTTGCAGATACTTTAGAACACAGTTTTAAACGTTTTGTAACCGACTTAAAATTCGTAAGCAATGCGCCGACAACAAACGTTGGAAAGTACAAAATCATCATCATGGTCATGAATACCTGGACTTCAACCGATACCAGATTGCAGGCTTTTGCGCACGCAAGTTCCTTTAGTAATACAATCGGTGCGATGTTTGTTCATCCCGAAGCTACACGCGACGGAGGTGCTTTATCGCATGAATTTGCCCATACATTGCAAATGATGATGCGTATTCAGGAAAATCCGGGTAACGGAACCGCATTTGCAGGATACGACTGGGCAGGACCGTTTTTTGAAGGCCACGCCAATTTTATGCGCGCACAAGCCTACGCAAAATGGGCCGATATCGACGGAACTTTAACGAGATGGATTCAGACCCGACATTTTATGTGGTCATCCAACCGTCATCATTATACCAACTTCCATTTGATGTATTATGTACAGGAAAAAGACGGATTCGATTTTACACGCAGAATGTGGGCGGAATCTAAAAATCAGGAACACCCGCTGGAAACGATTAAAAGACTGAAAGGTTTTACACAAGACCAGCTCAACGATTATTTGTGGGGTTATGCACAAAGACAGCCTGCTTTTGATTACCCGATTCAGTGGACATCTCAGATTAACAATACGAGCAATTTTGGTAAAAAAATCAGAGAAGTACACAAACAAATCGAAACCAGAATGCCTCGTTATACCAGCAGACAATACACTCTTTTAACGAAAGTAACCGGTACAACAGACCAATATTATACCAACAATGACTGGGCACCGCAGGATTACGGAATGAATATAATTCCGTTATATCCAACTTGTTCCGGAACTCAGAAAAAAGTAACCATTAAATTTAAAGGTCATACCGAAGTAAATCCAAATCAGGCCGGATGGCGATATGGTTTTGTAACCACTAAAAGCGACGGAACAATTTCGCGTTACAGCCCAATGTACAAAACAGATGGCGAAGCTTCGTTTACTTTAGATTCTTCAACAGAAGCCAGCATTTATCTGGTAGTTTTTGCAGCCCCAAAAGCGCATGTAAATTACAATATGGATGAAGGATATCCAAAACAAAGAAGATATCCGTATGAATTAAAAATTGCGAACGCTAATCCTGAAGGTTTTCAGCCTGCAGCAGATTTTAGAAAATTCCTTAAAACCAACGGTCGTATTCATGCAAACGGAGGCGGATGGGTTTCAAACAGTGCAAACGTGGCATCATCTGTGTATGTAGGACCGTATGCTATTGTAAGAAGCGGTACAATTTCCGGTAACGCCCGTATCGACGGAACGGCTTTAGTAGAAGGAGGAAACATTAGCGGGAATGCCATAGTAAGAGACAATGCCTGCGTGTACAATGCGACTTTATCAGGAAGTGCAATTGTAGAAGGCAACGGCTGGATGGAAGGCGGTTCTGTAACCAGCTCGGCTAATATTAAAGGAAATGCAATGCTGTTTGCAGGGAATTTTGGAAACAGCGTTGTAGTAGGAGGAGATGCCGAAATTGGAAGCTGCTCAACAAACGGAGTTTACCTGCAATTCCCATACTGGAGAAACGGCAGAACCGAATGTGACGGAAAAGGAGCAGGCGATGCTTCAAACATTGATATCAATACCACATTTACGAACTTCTCAGCAGCACAAATGGCATTTAGCGTTACGCCAAGCTGTACAAATGCTACGCTGGGTACAAGCAAATCGATTCTGGATTCAGAAGATTACAGTTTAAGTATTTTCCCGAATCCGGCTGCCGGAAACTTAACGATTTCGTTCGTGCAGAATCAGCCGGAAAAAGTAACCATTACGGTATTCGACACCAACGGACGTACACTTGATGTTATTACAAATCAAACCTACGAAACCGGCCGAATCGATATTCCGTACAACTGCAGTAAACTGATTCCGGGTGTGTATTTAGTCCGCATTCAGTCAGGAAACACAGTAACCAACAAGTCGTTTATTAAACAATAA